A section of the Fibrobacter sp. genome encodes:
- a CDS encoding biopolymer transporter ExbD has product MGSKRKSRRHRAISDLNLTNLIDVVFALLIIFMITAPMMTQGVQVDLPKTQSENVESNQTIQVSINNRNEIFVDQEKVSLVDFRRTFREIFAGRSDVPVFINADRKVPYGLVIRVISEVQNAGVVKLGFLTAPLDKTGDY; this is encoded by the coding sequence ATGGGAAGCAAACGAAAGTCACGCAGGCATCGTGCCATAAGCGACCTAAACCTGACTAATCTGATTGATGTGGTCTTTGCACTGCTTATCATATTCATGATAACTGCACCGATGATGACTCAGGGGGTACAGGTTGACCTCCCCAAGACTCAGTCGGAAAATGTGGAATCCAATCAGACTATTCAGGTGTCAATTAACAACAGAAATGAAATATTTGTAGATCAGGAAAAAGTCTCTCTTGTGGATTTCAGGAGAACATTCCGGGAGATTTTCGCAGGGCGTTCTGATGTGCCTGTGTTTATCAATGCGGACCGGAAAGTGCCTTATGGACTTGTAATCAGGGTTATCTCAGAGGTTCAGAACGCGGGTGTGGTTAAACTGGGCTTTCTTACTGCACCTTTGGACAAAACAGGTGATTATTGA
- a CDS encoding Tol-Pal system subunit TolQ encodes MNATPVIDMIIRSGWMGRLIIVLLIVLSFVSWAIIFSRLYVLNKVNKGNRLFRRRWDSLGRLSEVENLDSKLKESLMGHLAKTGTFEYKRILDDSRSHKGVKDWSFFLQNQFSMAADRLESTLISLLTPLDKGVLMLAMTSAIAPFLGLLGTVWGIMNSFYEIGNQGSASLPVVAPGIAEALITTIAGLMVAIPALFFYNYFNHKVEKVENDLDEFKDLLTVRIKKEIFSLLFAEQARPQSQSNQRM; translated from the coding sequence ATGAATGCAACTCCGGTTATTGACATGATTATCCGTTCCGGATGGATGGGACGATTGATCATAGTTCTCCTGATTGTTTTATCTTTTGTCTCCTGGGCGATTATTTTCAGCCGTCTCTATGTGCTAAACAAGGTGAACAAGGGGAACAGATTGTTTCGCCGCAGGTGGGATTCTCTTGGCCGACTCTCTGAGGTAGAGAATCTGGACAGTAAACTTAAAGAGTCTCTGATGGGGCACCTCGCAAAAACCGGTACATTTGAATACAAGCGTATTCTCGATGATTCCCGTTCTCACAAAGGTGTAAAGGACTGGTCATTTTTCCTGCAGAATCAGTTCAGTATGGCTGCAGATCGTCTGGAAAGTACTCTTATATCACTTTTGACACCCCTGGATAAGGGTGTTCTGATGCTGGCAATGACAAGTGCCATAGCGCCTTTTCTGGGACTTCTGGGAACAGTATGGGGTATCATGAATTCCTTTTATGAAATAGGTAATCAGGGCTCGGCAAGTCTTCCGGTGGTAGCGCCTGGTATTGCAGAGGCACTGATAACTACTATAGCTGGTCTTATGGTGGCTATTCCGGCTCTTTTCTTTTACAATTATTTCAATCACAAGGTGGAAAAGGTTGAAAACGATCTGGATGAATTCAAGGATCTCCTGACTGTAAGAATCAAGAAAGAGATATTCAGTCTGCTTTTTGCCGAACAGGCAAGGCCTCAGTCACAGTCAAACCAGCGGATGTGA
- the rnhA gene encoding ribonuclease HI, with amino-acid sequence MKSVTIFTDGACSGNPGPGGYGVILRYNGVEKELKGGFRNTTNNRMELMGAIKGLEALKEPCEVTIVTDSQYLVNAVEKGWAVKWKSRGWMRGKGEKALNPDLWDRLLTLLSKHKVHFEWVRGHQGHPENERCDRMAVEAASGKDLPEDIRS; translated from the coding sequence ATGAAAAGTGTGACGATTTTTACGGATGGTGCCTGTTCCGGGAATCCCGGGCCGGGTGGTTATGGGGTGATCCTGAGATATAATGGTGTTGAAAAAGAGTTAAAAGGGGGATTCAGGAATACCACCAACAACAGAATGGAACTGATGGGTGCTATCAAGGGATTGGAAGCCCTGAAAGAGCCCTGTGAAGTTACCATCGTTACTGATTCGCAGTACCTTGTCAATGCGGTCGAAAAGGGGTGGGCTGTTAAATGGAAGTCAAGGGGATGGATGCGTGGCAAGGGAGAAAAAGCACTCAACCCTGATCTCTGGGACAGGCTTCTGACTCTGCTCTCAAAGCATAAAGTCCATTTTGAATGGGTGCGTGGGCATCAGGGACATCCTGAAAATGAACGATGTGACCGTATGGCCGTAGAGGCCGCTTCCGGTAAAGATCTTCCTGAAGATATCCGTAGCTGA